The stretch of DNA CGGCCCTGGCCACGGTCGCCACGCTCGCCGCGACGAGCGCCGCCACGGCGGTCGTCGGCAGCTGCGGGGGCAGTGGTCTCAGCGGCAGCTACGGCTTCAGTAGCCTTCTGATCTGCAGACACAGTGTCCTTTTCCTTGTTTGCTTCCGTCACAGTGACAGCCCACCTTCACGTGCACCGTCAGCGACGGCGGCGATCCGGCCGTGGTACTTGTTACCACCGCGGTCGAAGACAACAGCTTCGATACCGGCAGCCTTGGCACGCTCTGCGACGAGTTCGCCAACGCGCTTGGCCTTGGCAGTCTTGTCACCGTCGAATGCACGAAGGTCGGCTTCCAGAGTGGAGGCGCTCGCTACGGTCAGGCCCTTGGTGTCATCGACAACCTGGACGAATACGTGGCGTGCGGAACGGTTGACGACCAGGCGAGGACGTACAGCCGTACCGGAGATGCGCTTACGGATACGAAGCTGGCGGCGGCTGCGCGAAGCAGACTTGCTCTTGTTCGTACGCTTCTTGTTAATTGAGATGGCCATGGTTACTTACCAGCCTTTCCGACCTTGCGGCGGATGACTTCGCCGGCGTAACGGATGCCCTTGCCCTTATAGGGGTCCGGTTTCCGAAGCTTGCGAATGTTGGCAGCAACCTCGCCGACCTGCTGCTTGTTGATACCTGAAACAG from Pseudarthrobacter siccitolerans encodes:
- the rplR gene encoding 50S ribosomal protein L18, translating into MAISINKKRTNKSKSASRSRRQLRIRKRISGTAVRPRLVVNRSARHVFVQVVDDTKGLTVASASTLEADLRAFDGDKTAKAKRVGELVAERAKAAGIEAVVFDRGGNKYHGRIAAVADGAREGGLSL